The following proteins are co-located in the Thermoplasmata archaeon genome:
- a CDS encoding amylo-alpha-1,6-glucosidase, with amino-acid sequence MNYDEEWLISNRNGSYASSSASFSNLRTYHGLYVKNMNAQFDRYVLLSKLFEELEFENKKINLDTNYYPDVIYPEGYKYLQNFEPAPIPTFYYDLEDTKLVKKIIIDPEKDIVMIKYKVTGKLPKYFRLFPLLAFRNYHNTMKRDDRKIEFAEEQLAYKFFSDNLFLKIAKIGSFKEDKLWYYNFQYIRDRERGCNYEDDLYLPGYIELENIEDTVTVSIYTDEAPDYTFEEVEKRYLSSLSSIRLKNENIRKIVRNSTYFLTRDNIIAGYYWFTPWARDTFISLPGLVLIPKRYQLAKEILLNYTQRIKNGLTPKTISEPDNYSTADSSLWYIYAVYKYYKYTQDLSIIKLVYPKILEIIESYRKGNAYFEMIDSLIKVKKPQLTWMDASIGDMIITPRVGYPVEINALWYNALEIVRFMAKKQKVEYPQYLDLLIPEVREKFKAKFVKDDIILDVAEPDDYSIRPNFIFAFSLPYPVLDNFSKYLELVKSKLLTPLGLRTLIQDDKRYIGTYEGDQYHRDSAYHNGSIWPWLAGPYITASVNAGTNPTELLEYFKELYSLSKIPELFDGDEPHKPRGCIIQAWSYGELIRAYYEDLKR; translated from the coding sequence ATGAACTATGATGAAGAATGGTTAATAAGCAACAGAAATGGAAGTTATGCCTCTTCCTCAGCATCGTTTTCAAATCTCCGTACCTATCATGGCTTGTATGTTAAAAATATGAACGCACAGTTTGACAGATATGTGCTATTATCAAAGTTATTTGAAGAGCTGGAATTTGAAAATAAGAAGATAAATCTGGATACCAATTACTATCCGGACGTGATTTATCCTGAGGGCTATAAATATCTTCAGAATTTTGAGCCTGCACCAATTCCCACTTTTTATTATGATTTAGAAGACACCAAACTTGTAAAAAAGATAATAATAGACCCAGAAAAAGATATAGTAATGATAAAATACAAAGTTACAGGCAAACTACCAAAATATTTCAGGTTATTTCCTCTGTTAGCGTTCAGAAATTATCACAACACAATGAAACGAGATGACAGAAAAATTGAATTTGCAGAAGAACAGCTTGCTTACAAATTTTTTTCAGACAACCTGTTTTTGAAAATTGCCAAAATTGGAAGCTTTAAAGAAGATAAGCTGTGGTACTACAATTTTCAGTATATTAGAGATAGAGAGCGTGGCTGCAATTACGAAGATGACCTGTATTTACCAGGGTACATAGAACTGGAAAATATCGAAGATACAGTGACAGTTTCCATTTACACGGATGAAGCTCCAGATTACACATTTGAAGAAGTTGAAAAGAGATATTTATCGTCTCTATCTTCCATTCGCCTTAAAAATGAAAATATTAGAAAAATAGTTAGAAATTCAACATATTTTTTGACAAGAGATAACATAATTGCAGGATATTACTGGTTTACACCTTGGGCTAGGGACACGTTTATATCATTGCCAGGGCTTGTGCTGATCCCTAAAAGGTATCAGCTGGCTAAGGAGATATTATTAAATTACACACAAAGGATAAAAAATGGATTGACACCAAAAACTATATCTGAACCTGATAATTACAGCACTGCAGACTCATCATTATGGTACATATATGCAGTGTATAAGTATTATAAATATACACAGGACCTGAGCATTATAAAATTGGTGTATCCTAAGATCCTTGAAATAATTGAAAGCTACAGGAAAGGTAACGCTTATTTTGAGATGATAGATTCTCTGATAAAAGTTAAAAAACCACAGTTAACATGGATGGATGCCAGCATAGGGGATATGATAATTACTCCCAGAGTTGGCTATCCTGTAGAAATTAATGCACTATGGTATAACGCTCTGGAAATTGTCAGGTTTATGGCTAAAAAGCAGAAAGTTGAATATCCACAATATCTCGATCTCCTGATCCCAGAAGTCAGGGAAAAGTTTAAAGCTAAATTTGTAAAAGATGACATCATTCTGGATGTGGCAGAGCCTGATGACTATAGCATCCGCCCAAACTTCATATTTGCATTTTCACTGCCTTATCCAGTTCTGGATAACTTTTCAAAATATTTGGAACTGGTAAAATCTAAATTATTAACTCCTTTAGGGTTGAGAACTCTTATTCAGGATGATAAACGATACATAGGTACCTATGAAGGAGATCAGTACCATAGAGATTCTGCATATCATAATGGATCAATATGGCCGTGGCTTGCAGGGCCATATATCACTGCATCAGTAAATGCAGGCACTAATCCTACTGAGCTCTTAGAATATTTCAAAGAGCTGTATTCATTGTCGAAAATACCAGAGCTATTTGATGGTGATGAGCCACATAAGCCACGAGGATGCATTATTCAGGCTTGGAGTTATGGTGAGTTGATAAGGGCATATTATGAAGACTTAAAGAGATAA
- a CDS encoding glycosyltransferase family 4 protein has protein sequence MKITVIGWELPPAFSGGLGIHTINLFSIISKFAEVEIYIPNMARLYPVYPFSVKTIPLTSQGFKSGYEPIITNFYEAVEEYNQKVVKAFNPKNTAVIHCHDWITFKAGIELKEKYGIPLVVTVHSTEIDRSGNFYPQRAIMDIEEQGLKKADHIIAVSDYTKKIITDTYDIPDSKITTIYNGLGKHFSSIPPKNYDLSGYVLYFGRVTMQKGPIFFVEAAKKVIDKIHDVKFIMAGTGEQLEEMKALSKTLFINKNMIFTGFVEFNKAMQYYRNSDLFILPAVSEPFGITVLEAMSSGTPAIISKTTGVGEVLKNILKADFWDTDLIAEYIIGAIKYRSLRSTLGSMGQMEAKKFTWEKAAIKTMEVYLSL, from the coding sequence ATGAAAATCACGGTTATAGGATGGGAACTACCACCAGCATTTTCAGGTGGACTTGGAATACATACAATTAACCTGTTCAGCATAATAAGCAAGTTTGCGGAAGTAGAGATATATATCCCAAATATGGCAAGATTATATCCTGTTTATCCGTTTTCTGTAAAAACTATCCCTCTGACATCGCAGGGATTTAAAAGTGGTTATGAACCTATTATTACAAACTTTTACGAAGCGGTTGAAGAGTATAATCAGAAAGTTGTGAAAGCTTTTAATCCTAAAAATACAGCGGTAATTCACTGCCATGACTGGATCACGTTTAAAGCGGGCATAGAGCTTAAAGAAAAATATGGCATACCTCTCGTGGTGACTGTTCACAGCACTGAAATAGACAGGTCAGGAAACTTTTATCCGCAAAGGGCAATAATGGACATAGAGGAGCAAGGGCTAAAAAAAGCGGATCATATAATTGCAGTGTCAGATTATACTAAAAAAATAATAACAGATACTTATGATATTCCAGATTCTAAAATCACCACAATATACAATGGATTGGGCAAACATTTCTCTTCAATTCCGCCAAAAAACTATGATTTATCGGGATATGTATTATATTTTGGCAGGGTCACTATGCAAAAAGGCCCCATATTCTTCGTAGAAGCCGCTAAAAAAGTTATTGATAAGATTCATGATGTAAAATTCATAATGGCTGGAACTGGAGAGCAATTAGAGGAAATGAAAGCTCTATCAAAAACGCTTTTCATTAATAAAAATATGATATTTACTGGCTTTGTAGAATTTAATAAAGCGATGCAATATTATCGAAATAGTGACTTATTCATCTTGCCTGCCGTTTCAGAGCCATTTGGCATAACTGTTCTTGAGGCCATGAGTTCAGGGACACCTGCTATAATAAGCAAAACTACAGGCGTAGGAGAAGTATTGAAAAATATACTTAAGGCAGATTTTTGGGATACAGATCTCATTGCAGAGTATATAATAGGAGCAATAAAGTACAGAAGCCTTAGAAGCACTTTAGGCTCGATGGGGCAGATGGAGGCAAAGAAGTTTACTTGGGAAAAAGCAGCAATAAAAACAATGGAGGTGTATCTATCTTTATGA
- a CDS encoding glycoside hydrolase family 57 protein, translated as MKNVVFYFEVHQPRRLRIYRMKEIGINHDYFWEEKNRDIFMRAAKKCYIPTTRLFIEHGIKASFSLSGTFLEQAIEYEPEVIETFKEYFKTGLGELLSETYYHSLASLWDRDEFMAQVKEQEEMIWKLFKIKPKTFRNTELLYNDDISRYVSSMGYANIIAEGTDSLISAHNPNYIYRSVSNLNLFLRNYRLSDDISFRFSTWNWPEYPLTADKYARWIDSAPGDMANLFMDYETFGEHQVSDTGIFEFLKYLPIEFKNRGIKMLTINEAAQSFERREMIKVSEAISWADVNRDVSPWLGNDMQKEAFKELQKLKSSNNKQIWRHLQTSDLLYYMSTGTSPDQIVHEYFNPYKSPYYAFLTYMAILEDFRRNTGID; from the coding sequence ATGAAAAACGTGGTGTTTTATTTTGAAGTACACCAGCCCAGGAGGCTGAGAATCTACAGAATGAAGGAGATCGGCATCAATCATGACTATTTTTGGGAAGAGAAAAACAGAGATATTTTTATGAGAGCGGCAAAAAAATGTTATATACCGACCACTAGATTGTTTATAGAACATGGTATAAAAGCCAGTTTCTCCCTGTCTGGAACTTTTTTAGAGCAGGCAATTGAATATGAGCCGGAAGTTATAGAAACTTTCAAAGAATATTTTAAAACAGGGCTTGGAGAACTGTTAAGTGAAACATATTACCACAGTCTTGCATCTTTATGGGATCGAGATGAGTTTATGGCACAGGTAAAGGAACAAGAAGAGATGATATGGAAACTTTTCAAGATAAAACCAAAGACTTTTAGAAATACAGAATTGCTTTATAATGACGATATTTCAAGATATGTATCTTCCATGGGCTATGCCAATATAATTGCAGAAGGCACAGATTCGTTGATATCCGCGCATAATCCAAACTATATTTACAGATCCGTATCAAACTTAAACTTGTTTTTAAGAAACTATCGGCTGAGCGATGACATATCTTTCAGGTTCTCAACATGGAACTGGCCTGAGTATCCTCTTACAGCGGATAAGTACGCAAGATGGATAGACAGTGCCCCAGGAGACATGGCAAATCTGTTTATGGACTATGAAACTTTTGGAGAGCATCAGGTTTCAGATACTGGTATATTTGAGTTTCTTAAATACCTGCCAATAGAATTTAAAAACAGAGGAATTAAAATGCTCACGATAAACGAAGCAGCACAATCTTTTGAAAGAAGAGAGATGATAAAAGTTTCAGAGGCAATTTCTTGGGCAGATGTGAATAGAGATGTATCTCCATGGCTAGGGAACGATATGCAGAAAGAAGCATTTAAAGAGCTTCAAAAATTGAAAAGCAGTAACAATAAGCAGATATGGAGACATCTGCAGACTTCAGATCTACTCTATTATATGTCTACAGGAACTTCTCCTGATCAGATTGTACATGAATATTTTAATCCTTACAAGTCACCATACTATGCATTTTTAACATATATGGCAATACTTGAAGATTTCAGGAGGAACACTGGCATAGATTAA
- a CDS encoding mandelate racemase/muconate lactonizing enzyme family protein, giving the protein MTKIKNIDIYELGQEKGSATWASTMILVKITTDDGYVGYGEAVPTLRVLPVIESIKEISRVYIGKDPFNVEKNRREWYKHDFYNAQSFESTTALSAVDIASWDIIGKILKTPVYKILGGEYRNRIRAYANGWYDNCVTPDQFAAKAKEWISKGYTALKFDPFGSYFDYIDEKGLTEAEARVKAVREAVGDKIELLIEHHGRFNVNSAIMIAKKLEALNILFAEEPVHPEDLEGLKKYRKATSLKVALGERIINKVQALQYMKENVVDFLQLDITNSGGVTEARKIVGMAEAFGIEMAFHNAFGPVQNAVTLQMDASIPLFLVQESFYDVFPQWKRDLIFNSTPLENGHFSLPSRPGIGVEINEKIIEKYSVKGQEYFNPEEPVWVVNGTWVNKSNL; this is encoded by the coding sequence ATGACAAAAATTAAAAATATAGATATTTATGAATTAGGTCAGGAAAAAGGTAGTGCTACATGGGCTTCTACAATGATACTTGTAAAGATTACAACAGATGATGGGTATGTTGGATATGGTGAAGCAGTTCCAACTTTGAGAGTGTTGCCAGTGATAGAGTCCATTAAAGAGATATCGAGAGTATATATCGGAAAAGATCCATTCAACGTCGAGAAGAACAGGAGAGAATGGTACAAACACGATTTTTACAATGCACAATCTTTTGAATCCACTACTGCATTAAGTGCAGTGGATATTGCAAGCTGGGACATAATAGGCAAAATACTAAAAACGCCAGTATATAAGATACTCGGCGGAGAATACAGAAACAGGATCAGAGCTTATGCAAACGGCTGGTATGACAACTGTGTAACACCAGATCAATTTGCTGCAAAAGCGAAAGAATGGATATCTAAAGGATATACTGCATTGAAATTTGATCCTTTTGGATCTTACTTTGACTACATTGATGAGAAGGGCTTGACAGAGGCAGAAGCTAGGGTGAAAGCAGTCAGAGAGGCTGTTGGCGATAAAATAGAGCTGTTGATTGAACATCATGGCAGATTCAATGTTAATTCAGCAATAATGATTGCAAAAAAACTGGAAGCTCTGAATATTCTGTTTGCAGAAGAGCCTGTTCATCCTGAAGATCTTGAAGGCCTGAAAAAATACAGGAAAGCCACGTCTTTGAAAGTTGCACTCGGAGAAAGAATAATAAATAAGGTTCAGGCACTGCAATATATGAAAGAGAACGTGGTGGATTTTTTGCAGTTGGACATCACTAACTCTGGCGGGGTAACAGAAGCGAGGAAGATAGTGGGCATGGCTGAAGCATTTGGCATAGAAATGGCGTTTCACAATGCTTTCGGGCCTGTGCAAAACGCCGTAACATTGCAGATGGATGCGTCAATACCTCTATTCTTAGTACAAGAATCATTCTATGATGTTTTTCCACAGTGGAAAAGAGATCTGATATTTAACAGCACACCTCTAGAAAACGGGCATTTTTCTCTGCCATCCAGACCTGGAATCGGAGTGGAGATAAACGAGAAAATAATAGAAAAGTACAGTGTTAAAGGCCAGGAATACTTCAATCCAGAAGAACCCGTATGGGTCGTAAATGGAACTTGGGTCAATAAGTCCAATCTATAA
- a CDS encoding glucose 1-dehydrogenase, producing the protein MKAIIVYPGKEGVYVKDLPDNQTEKDKVVVKTLYNGICGTDRGIVTDKIKFARAPVNSEYLILGHEALGVVKDPGSSKILKRGDLVVPIVRRGCGKCSNCLNGRQDFCETGEFTEAGIRGLHGFMREEFTDDETNLVKVPDYIRDTAVLIEPLTNMIKAVDEIQALQKRTIWNCKDYTYHCRNAAVIGTGATGLLTALLFKTIGFNVSVINRREATEREMNFLDRIEVEYVDSEKYLETLPDLDVLLDTSGVPSAVFPLLNKLKKNSAVTFFGTTSGTSYPISGEMITYIVENNILLFGSVNAIKTHFEDAAKYIELWNTKYGSLLNTLITDRFKPENSLAAIAKKQEGEIKTVIDWTY; encoded by the coding sequence ATGAAAGCTATTATAGTATATCCTGGCAAAGAGGGGGTCTACGTTAAAGATTTACCTGATAACCAGACAGAAAAAGATAAAGTAGTAGTGAAAACACTGTATAATGGCATATGTGGTACTGATAGAGGAATCGTCACTGACAAAATTAAATTTGCTAGAGCTCCTGTCAATTCAGAGTATCTAATACTAGGACACGAAGCTCTGGGAGTTGTAAAAGATCCGGGGTCAAGTAAAATTCTAAAGAGAGGTGACCTGGTTGTTCCGATTGTGAGAAGAGGGTGTGGTAAATGCTCTAACTGCCTTAATGGCAGGCAGGATTTTTGTGAGACTGGAGAATTTACAGAGGCAGGGATACGTGGATTGCACGGATTTATGAGAGAAGAATTCACTGATGATGAGACAAACCTTGTAAAAGTTCCAGATTATATCAGAGATACCGCTGTTTTAATTGAACCGCTTACGAATATGATCAAAGCAGTTGATGAGATCCAAGCCCTGCAAAAACGTACCATTTGGAACTGTAAAGATTACACCTACCACTGCCGAAACGCAGCGGTTATAGGTACTGGCGCAACGGGATTGTTAACCGCTCTGCTATTCAAAACCATTGGATTTAATGTATCTGTTATAAACAGGAGAGAGGCAACCGAGCGAGAAATGAATTTTCTGGACCGGATTGAAGTAGAGTATGTTGACTCTGAAAAATACCTTGAAACTTTACCAGATTTGGATGTATTGCTGGACACTAGTGGAGTCCCTTCCGCAGTGTTTCCCCTGCTTAACAAATTGAAAAAAAACAGTGCTGTCACATTTTTTGGCACTACCAGCGGCACTTCATACCCTATCTCGGGAGAGATGATCACATATATTGTTGAAAATAATATACTTTTATTTGGCAGTGTAAATGCCATAAAAACTCATTTTGAAGACGCTGCAAAATATATAGAGCTCTGGAACACAAAGTATGGATCTCTGCTCAATACTCTTATCACTGATAGATTCAAGCCTGAAAATTCATTAGCTGCAATAGCTAAAAAACAAGAAGGAGAAATAAAAACAGTTATAGATTGGACTTATTGA
- a CDS encoding cyclase family protein has product MNFKKIIELSHTIENNMPYYPGDPEPKIEIYKSISKDGVNIKKLQMGTHTGTHVDAPAHFLENGKHVNELDLLSYSGEGIVINVAGKKEIGEEDINDSVKDKIALFYTGTSELWKLNWKMQEFSYFNVDAVRKLANYKVKAVGIDSPSVESPLSSDGIVHKTLLSNNILIIENISNNIKELFNKKFYVLCLPLLVKDGDGAPARVIGVIE; this is encoded by the coding sequence ATGAACTTCAAAAAAATAATTGAACTTAGTCATACTATTGAAAATAATATGCCCTATTATCCTGGAGACCCAGAACCAAAAATAGAAATCTATAAATCAATATCTAAAGATGGTGTGAATATTAAAAAACTACAGATGGGAACTCATACAGGCACACATGTAGACGCACCCGCTCATTTTCTGGAAAACGGAAAGCATGTCAATGAGCTTGACCTCTTGTCATATTCTGGTGAAGGTATTGTCATAAACGTTGCTGGTAAAAAAGAGATTGGAGAAGAAGATATTAATGACTCTGTAAAAGACAAGATTGCACTTTTTTATACTGGCACTAGTGAATTGTGGAAACTAAACTGGAAAATGCAAGAATTTTCATATTTTAATGTTGATGCAGTCAGAAAACTTGCAAATTATAAGGTAAAAGCAGTAGGCATTGATTCTCCAAGCGTTGAATCACCTCTTTCCAGCGATGGAATAGTTCATAAAACACTATTATCCAATAATATTCTGATCATAGAAAACATATCAAATAACATTAAAGAGCTTTTTAACAAAAAATTTTACGTGCTCTGTTTACCACTGCTTGTAAAGGATGGAGACGGAGCTCCTGCAAGAGTTATTGGAGTGATTGAATGA
- a CDS encoding glycoside hydrolase family 15 protein, which produces MFGNGIINFKDIAVKGYTKIGNHGMIANNRTAALVSLNGTIDWACFPNFNSLPLFSSILDKDKGGYFSIKPADTDRLSVYQYYEGYTNILATEFIKNKRLVLKLIDFMPASEYSTIYFPEVHRLIESPSSDTEIEIKFKPVFNYGRNKPLLIKNENGYLFKSGNENAGIVSDINFEESELMVSKTLKMSKNDAKWIVMVYGEKNLHKLKDYKSYDRLEETMLYWKKWVNQGTYNGLYSKYIARSALVLKALFFEPTGMIVAAPTSSLPESIGGERNWDYRFMWIRDSSYVIESLSLLGYKTEATKFLYDFIDKVNGQKSLRTIYSINNYKNMDEVEITEYEGYMGSKPVRFGNRAYKQLQLDQYGAIINAIYHFHKIGGLVNAYLWDFIIGLLAELTEKWHLPDSSIWEFRTRKEHYVYSKVMAWVGFERAIEIGKELQYSAPYERWENTAKKIKEDILLRGYNESIDSFVQFYGSNDVDGALLRLPILGFLPASDKRIKNTIKKIEKDLMYENSFFRRYNNDDGLKGKDNLFLLLSFWYTLDLILLGEIEKAKSVFEAVLEKANHLALFSEELDIKTGELIGNYPQALTHLGVISAAYQINKILKNRLEQ; this is translated from the coding sequence ATGTTTGGAAATGGCATAATAAATTTTAAGGATATAGCAGTGAAAGGCTATACAAAAATAGGTAACCACGGCATGATAGCAAATAATAGGACTGCGGCACTGGTTAGTCTCAATGGAACAATTGACTGGGCATGCTTTCCGAACTTTAACTCTCTCCCACTGTTTAGCTCTATATTAGACAAGGACAAAGGTGGCTATTTTTCAATCAAGCCTGCAGATACCGATAGACTATCAGTGTACCAGTATTATGAAGGATATACAAACATCTTAGCCACTGAATTCATAAAAAATAAGCGGTTAGTATTAAAACTTATAGATTTTATGCCTGCTTCAGAGTATTCTACAATTTATTTCCCTGAGGTTCACAGATTAATTGAATCCCCTTCCTCCGATACAGAAATAGAGATCAAATTCAAGCCTGTATTCAACTATGGTCGTAATAAACCACTACTGATAAAAAATGAGAACGGTTATCTTTTTAAGTCCGGTAATGAAAATGCAGGAATAGTCTCTGACATTAACTTTGAAGAATCTGAGTTGATGGTGTCAAAAACCCTGAAAATGAGTAAGAACGATGCAAAATGGATAGTGATGGTCTATGGTGAGAAAAATCTTCATAAGTTGAAAGATTATAAATCGTATGACAGGTTAGAAGAAACGATGCTTTACTGGAAAAAATGGGTTAATCAGGGTACCTACAATGGTCTTTACAGCAAATATATAGCGAGATCTGCGCTCGTTTTAAAAGCATTATTTTTCGAGCCTACAGGGATGATTGTTGCGGCTCCAACATCTAGCTTACCAGAATCAATTGGCGGAGAGAGAAATTGGGATTATAGGTTTATGTGGATTCGTGATTCATCATATGTAATAGAATCTCTTTCTTTGCTTGGATATAAGACAGAAGCGACCAAGTTTTTGTATGATTTTATTGATAAAGTAAACGGCCAAAAATCACTCAGGACAATTTATTCAATTAACAATTACAAAAATATGGACGAGGTGGAAATAACAGAATATGAAGGATACATGGGATCAAAACCGGTCAGGTTTGGAAATAGAGCATATAAACAATTACAGCTTGACCAATATGGTGCAATTATAAATGCTATTTATCATTTTCATAAAATAGGGGGGCTGGTAAATGCATATTTATGGGATTTTATAATCGGGTTGTTAGCTGAACTAACTGAAAAGTGGCATCTTCCAGATTCTTCAATATGGGAGTTCAGGACCAGAAAAGAGCATTATGTTTATTCAAAAGTGATGGCATGGGTAGGCTTTGAAAGAGCCATAGAAATCGGGAAAGAGCTACAATATTCTGCACCCTATGAAAGATGGGAAAATACCGCAAAAAAAATAAAAGAGGATATATTATTAAGAGGATACAATGAATCTATCGATTCATTTGTGCAGTTTTATGGTAGCAACGATGTGGATGGAGCATTATTAAGGTTACCAATTCTCGGTTTTCTGCCAGCAAGCGATAAAAGAATAAAAAACACGATTAAGAAGATAGAAAAAGATTTAATGTATGAAAATTCATTTTTTAGGAGATACAACAATGATGATGGACTGAAAGGAAAGGATAATCTATTTTTGCTGCTTTCATTCTGGTATACTTTGGATTTAATATTACTTGGCGAAATAGAAAAGGCTAAAAGCGTGTTTGAGGCGGTTCTTGAGAAAGCGAACCATCTCGCACTTTTTTCAGAGGAACTGGACATCAAGACTGGTGAACTAATCGGTAATTATCCGCAGGCTTTAACGCATCTAGGGGTCATAAGCGCTGCTTATCAAATCAACAAGATACTAAAGAATAGATTGGAACAGTAA
- a CDS encoding dihydrodipicolinate synthase family protein → MKYNGIVTPMITPFKKTGEVDYSSIDILVDFLKSIGVSGIFPSSSTGLFPFLSIDERKKMLEQVLKNSENLKIFEGIGAVDTDSAIELARHAKDVGADAVVLMPSYYIKSDQSWIINHFEKVLEKVDIDFMIYNIPQFTGSTVELKTIEYLKTNFSQISGIKDSSGDMRYFSKLMRFKDSNFSVFQGQDDLMLISLTLGADGGVCGTTNFIKYIVDLYEHYRDGDIDKARILQIEKINNIMDVLASSNFPAGYYSAFYNKFKVNGGYRNPMLAPSKEASESILKWIK, encoded by the coding sequence ATGAAATATAATGGAATTGTAACCCCGATGATTACTCCATTCAAAAAGACTGGAGAAGTTGATTATAGCAGTATAGATATCTTAGTAGATTTTCTTAAATCTATTGGCGTATCAGGAATATTTCCATCAAGTTCTACTGGACTGTTTCCTTTTCTCAGCATTGATGAGAGAAAAAAAATGCTAGAGCAGGTTTTAAAAAATTCAGAGAATTTGAAAATATTTGAAGGAATAGGTGCTGTGGACACGGATAGTGCAATTGAACTTGCCAGGCATGCCAAGGATGTTGGTGCAGATGCAGTAGTGCTAATGCCATCTTACTACATAAAATCAGATCAAAGCTGGATAATTAATCATTTTGAAAAAGTATTAGAAAAAGTGGATATTGATTTTATGATCTACAATATTCCACAATTTACTGGAAGTACTGTGGAATTGAAAACTATTGAATATTTAAAAACTAATTTTTCTCAGATTTCCGGGATAAAAGACAGCTCTGGAGATATGCGCTATTTTTCAAAATTAATGCGGTTTAAAGATTCTAATTTTTCAGTGTTTCAGGGTCAAGATGACCTAATGTTAATCTCTCTCACTCTTGGAGCTGATGGAGGCGTGTGCGGCACTACTAATTTCATAAAATACATTGTGGATCTCTATGAACATTATCGCGATGGGGATATTGATAAAGCCAGAATATTGCAGATAGAAAAAATAAACAATATTATGGATGTTCTTGCGAGCTCAAATTTCCCGGCAGGCTACTATTCTGCATTTTACAATAAATTTAAAGTTAATGGAGGATATCGCAATCCTATGCTAGCTCCTTCAAAAGAAGCATCTGAATCTATCTTAAAGTGGATTAAATAA
- a CDS encoding HAD family hydrolase, with protein sequence MAEIEFNKLNLIVLDYDRTVTDSSLNFDKRIVAPITKLRESGVKVALVTGREWDSISSLKDWFDAIAFENGALVYAKNKKYKYYAEKNDEIKELLIGQGIKYTAGEVIFSISLQDFNRHRQLFEKFNNVEYIKNIGSVMILPNGINKGSAVQKILKLLNIQENYSLAIGDGENDVEMFNAVRYRVSIENSVKELKDISDLCIHKEASEGVLEFLNIIIYERGENK encoded by the coding sequence ATGGCAGAAATTGAGTTTAATAAGCTTAACTTAATAGTTTTAGATTATGACAGGACAGTTACAGATTCAAGCTTGAATTTTGATAAAAGAATAGTAGCACCAATTACAAAACTGAGAGAAAGTGGTGTTAAAGTTGCTTTAGTTACAGGCAGAGAATGGGATAGCATTTCTTCATTAAAAGACTGGTTTGATGCCATTGCTTTTGAAAATGGTGCGCTGGTATATGCAAAAAACAAGAAATATAAATATTATGCAGAAAAAAATGATGAGATAAAAGAGCTGTTGATCGGACAAGGCATAAAATATACTGCCGGCGAAGTAATATTTTCAATATCTTTACAGGATTTTAATAGACATCGGCAGTTATTTGAAAAATTTAATAATGTTGAATACATTAAAAATATCGGAAGTGTCATGATACTGCCAAATGGAATAAATAAAGGTTCTGCGGTTCAAAAAATTCTGAAACTTCTGAACATACAAGAAAACTACAGTTTAGCAATAGGTGATGGAGAAAACGATGTCGAAATGTTCAATGCAGTTAGATATAGAGTAAGCATAGAAAATTCAGTTAAGGAATTAAAAGATATTTCAGATCTATGCATACACAAAGAAGCATCTGAGGGCGTTTTAGAATTTCTGAACATCATAATATATGAAAGGGGTGAAAACAAATGA